One Acidobacteriota bacterium DNA segment encodes these proteins:
- the glmS gene encoding glutamine--fructose-6-phosphate transaminase (isomerizing) produces MCGIIGYIGDKQVVPVILDGLRRLEYRGYDSAGIAVVDHGELKLRRSAGKLRDLEESLAASPIAGTFGLGHTRWATHGRPTEENAHPHRDCKGRIVVVHNGIIENYMQLKESLAAKGHRFVTETDTEIIAHLIEEHHTGALEDAVHKSLGMLKGVYALAVLNVTEPGKLVAARRGPPLIVAYGDREFFIASDITAVLHHTRDVVSLDDDEMAVVTAAGVTIVDAAGRRVEKRPQRVTWDPIMAEKGGYKHFMLKEIHEQPRAIRDTLSGRLSLEGGRVYLDEIALSAAELKGVRKINLLACGTSWHAALVGKFLIERLARVPVEVDTASEFRYRDPIVDAGVLTVVISQSGETADTLAAQREARARGSKSLAICNVASSMMTRQADGVILTHAGPEIGVASTKAFTAQLTALHLLAVHLGRVRGVLDEKDGRGHLEALTRVPAQIEGLLATEPAIEEIAKRFFRVKDFLFLGRGVNYPIALEGALKLKEISYIHAEGYPAGEMKHGPIALIDENLPVVTLAAKDHVYEKMLGNIEEVKAREGIVIAVAAEGCDEVSRRADHLIRVPAAGDLVTPILMVVPLQLLAYHIALRRGCDVDQPRNLAKSVTVE; encoded by the coding sequence ATGTGCGGGATCATCGGCTACATCGGCGACAAGCAGGTCGTCCCCGTCATCCTCGACGGCCTGAGGCGGCTCGAGTACCGCGGTTACGATTCGGCGGGGATCGCCGTCGTGGACCACGGCGAGCTGAAGCTCCGCCGCAGCGCGGGAAAGCTGCGCGACCTCGAGGAGTCGCTCGCCGCCTCGCCGATCGCGGGCACCTTCGGCCTGGGGCACACGCGCTGGGCCACGCACGGGCGGCCGACCGAGGAGAACGCGCACCCGCACCGCGACTGCAAGGGGCGGATCGTCGTCGTCCACAACGGCATCATCGAGAACTACATGCAGCTCAAGGAGTCGCTCGCGGCGAAGGGGCACCGCTTCGTCACCGAGACCGACACCGAGATCATCGCGCACCTGATCGAGGAGCATCACACCGGAGCGCTCGAGGACGCCGTCCACAAGAGCCTCGGCATGCTGAAGGGGGTGTACGCGCTGGCGGTCCTGAACGTCACCGAGCCCGGGAAGCTCGTCGCCGCGCGACGGGGTCCTCCGCTCATCGTGGCCTACGGCGATCGCGAGTTCTTCATCGCCTCCGACATCACGGCGGTCCTTCACCATACCCGGGACGTCGTCTCCCTCGACGACGACGAGATGGCGGTCGTGACGGCCGCCGGCGTCACGATCGTCGACGCGGCGGGCCGCCGGGTCGAGAAGAGGCCGCAGCGCGTGACGTGGGACCCGATCATGGCCGAGAAGGGCGGCTACAAGCATTTCATGCTCAAGGAGATTCACGAGCAGCCCCGGGCCATCCGCGACACCCTCTCGGGAAGGCTCTCTCTCGAGGGGGGGCGCGTCTATCTCGACGAGATCGCGCTCTCGGCGGCCGAGCTCAAGGGGGTCCGCAAGATCAACCTGCTCGCGTGCGGCACCTCGTGGCACGCGGCCCTCGTCGGGAAGTTCCTCATCGAGAGGCTCGCGCGCGTTCCCGTCGAGGTCGACACCGCCAGCGAGTTCCGTTACCGCGACCCGATCGTCGATGCCGGAGTCCTCACCGTCGTCATCTCGCAGTCGGGGGAGACGGCCGACACCCTCGCGGCCCAGCGCGAGGCGCGCGCGCGCGGCTCGAAGAGCCTCGCCATCTGCAACGTCGCCTCGAGCATGATGACGCGCCAGGCCGACGGCGTGATCCTCACGCACGCCGGCCCCGAGATCGGCGTCGCCTCCACGAAGGCCTTCACCGCGCAGCTCACCGCGCTCCACCTCCTCGCGGTTCATCTGGGGCGCGTCCGGGGCGTCCTCGACGAGAAGGACGGCCGGGGCCACCTCGAGGCCCTCACGCGCGTCCCCGCACAGATCGAAGGGCTCCTCGCGACGGAGCCCGCCATCGAGGAGATCGCGAAGCGCTTCTTCCGGGTGAAGGACTTCCTCTTCCTCGGCCGCGGCGTGAACTACCCGATCGCGCTCGAGGGGGCCCTGAAGCTGAAGGAGATCTCCTACATCCACGCGGAGGGATACCCCGCTGGTGAGATGAAGCACGGCCCCATCGCGCTCATCGACGAGAACCTCCCGGTGGTCACGCTCGCCGCGAAGGATCACGTCTACGAGAAGATGCTCGGCAACATCGAGGAGGTGAAGGCGCGCGAGGGGATCGTCATCGCCGTCGCGGCCGAGGGGTGCGACGAGGTGAGCCGCAGGGCCGATCACCTGATCCGCGTCCCCGCCGCCGGCGATCTCGTCACCCCGATTCTCATGGTGGTGCCGCTCCAGCTCCTCGCGTACCATATCGCCCTCAGACGCGGGTGCGACGTCGACCAGCCGCGCAATCTCGCCAAGAGCGTGACGGTCGAGTGA